From Rudanella lutea DSM 19387, a single genomic window includes:
- a CDS encoding SGNH/GDSL hydrolase family protein, with the protein MKRIAALFGIGLCLIHLSFAQTPQTAAPAAQTAVQLTWWNPAQSDIPVLEGQGWTGKALLSPYDRLPAVAQKAVRPAVWNLSRHATGLLIRFRANTNQISVRYAVNGNLSLTNMSTTGASGVDLYARNSDGEWLWCNGRPTFGDTIRFTYTGLQPSEPQHQKGREYQLYLPLGNSLKWLEIGVPTGSAFTPLPVRPYKPIVVYGTSIAHGYSASRAGMSWVNILGRKLDQPMINLAFSGNGRMEKEVYELLPEIDARVYVLDCLPNLISSTGIPLDTTRARTLHAVRLLKQKRPNTPILLVDHAGYTDGGTNPGRRQLYEEVNNLQHQIFAQLKAEGIQDLYLLPYSALNLDAESMVDGTHPSDFGMLQYAEAYERVLRPILNEPAGTLSTTRARTQSRDASIYDWETRHRAILARVKAKPPRIVFFGNSITHYWAGEPQAPIARGTDSWNAVMEPLGVQNMGFGWDRIENVLWRVYHGELDGYTAEQVVLMIGTNNIGLNTNDDIVAGLKFLGQAIKARQPTAQLLMIGILPRRNEEKRIARLNEDIARIAGELNATFAQPGTVFLGSDGKINESLFTDGLHPNAQGYGLLAEKMRPYLKPIAQPVVQEQPRKTRKK; encoded by the coding sequence ATGAAACGCATTGCTGCCCTTTTCGGAATCGGGCTTTGCCTGATTCACCTTTCGTTCGCACAAACACCCCAAACAGCGGCCCCGGCGGCCCAAACTGCCGTTCAGCTTACGTGGTGGAACCCCGCTCAGTCGGACATACCCGTGCTGGAAGGCCAGGGCTGGACGGGCAAAGCACTCCTGAGCCCCTACGACCGGCTCCCGGCGGTAGCCCAGAAAGCAGTGCGTCCGGCCGTATGGAACCTGTCGCGCCATGCAACCGGGCTACTCATTCGGTTTCGGGCCAATACAAATCAGATCAGCGTGCGCTACGCCGTCAACGGTAATCTGTCGCTGACGAACATGTCGACGACGGGAGCCAGCGGAGTTGACCTATACGCCCGCAACAGCGATGGCGAATGGCTCTGGTGCAACGGCCGACCGACTTTCGGTGATACCATCCGGTTCACCTATACGGGGCTTCAACCCTCCGAACCCCAACATCAGAAAGGTCGCGAATACCAGCTTTACCTCCCACTGGGCAACTCACTCAAATGGCTCGAAATTGGCGTGCCAACCGGTAGTGCGTTTACTCCGTTACCCGTACGCCCCTACAAACCGATTGTGGTGTACGGCACCTCCATTGCCCACGGGTACTCGGCTTCGCGGGCGGGTATGTCGTGGGTGAATATTCTGGGCCGCAAACTCGATCAGCCCATGATCAATCTGGCGTTTTCGGGGAATGGCCGCATGGAAAAAGAAGTGTACGAACTCCTGCCCGAAATCGACGCCCGCGTGTATGTGCTCGACTGCCTGCCCAATCTCATTTCGTCGACCGGGATTCCGCTCGATACCACCCGCGCCCGCACCCTGCACGCGGTTCGGCTCCTGAAGCAAAAACGACCCAATACCCCCATTCTGCTCGTCGACCATGCGGGCTATACCGATGGCGGCACCAACCCCGGTCGGCGGCAGTTGTACGAGGAGGTCAACAACTTACAGCATCAGATTTTCGCCCAGCTAAAAGCCGAGGGTATTCAGGATTTATATTTGCTTCCCTACTCAGCCCTTAACCTCGACGCCGAATCGATGGTCGATGGAACGCACCCGAGCGATTTTGGCATGCTCCAGTATGCCGAGGCTTACGAGCGGGTGCTGCGGCCCATTCTGAACGAACCGGCGGGCACCCTGTCGACCACCCGCGCCCGCACCCAATCGCGCGATGCAAGCATTTACGACTGGGAGACCCGCCACCGGGCCATACTGGCACGGGTGAAAGCGAAACCACCCCGGATCGTTTTCTTCGGCAACTCAATTACGCACTACTGGGCGGGCGAGCCGCAGGCTCCCATTGCGCGCGGCACCGATTCATGGAACGCCGTGATGGAACCGCTGGGGGTACAAAACATGGGTTTCGGCTGGGACCGGATCGAAAACGTACTCTGGCGCGTGTATCACGGTGAGTTGGATGGCTACACGGCTGAGCAGGTCGTGTTGATGATCGGCACGAATAACATCGGGCTAAACACCAACGACGACATTGTGGCCGGTCTGAAGTTTTTGGGACAGGCCATTAAAGCCCGGCAACCAACGGCTCAGCTCCTGATGATCGGGATTCTGCCCCGCCGAAATGAAGAAAAACGGATTGCCCGACTAAACGAAGACATTGCCCGAATTGCCGGTGAATTGAATGCCACCTTTGCCCAACCCGGCACGGTTTTTCTGGGGTCGGACGGCAAAATAAACGAATCGCTATTTACCGACGGGTTGCACCCAAATGCGCAGGGCTACGGACTTCTGGCCGAGAAAATGCGTCCTTACCTGAAACCAATAGCCCAGCCGGTTGTACAGGAGCAACCCCGCAAAACCCGTAAAAAATAA
- a CDS encoding arylsulfatase, whose product MHPRNRPFWLLLPLLLTALATVTVAQQSRPNIIYIMADDLGYGDLGCYGQQKVKTPNLDRMARQGIRFTRFYAGSTVCAPSRCALMTGKHMGHAYVRGNGEIPLRDTDTTLAQRLQANGYKTGMFGKWGLGLNNNSGAPQRKGWDEFTGYLHHRHAHNYHTDSLWQVRNGQLSVLRLSPTQYTHDVIMDRAFEFLQNRQADKQPFFLYLPITLVHAEMATTDEDARPILTADGRSPFPETPFVKRPGTSYSSQQNPKATFAAMLSRLDKDVGKLLELLKQYGMDKNTYVFFTSDNGPHREGGANPEFFDSNGPLRGIKRDLYEGGIRVPMIALGGRVRPGKVSNAVWANWDISPTICALTRTAPPRNIDGLDMSRVLMSSAPAPANRSLFWQFDEGELRQALLQDNWKLVRLKKKGEPERLELYDLGQDEGETTNLAASKPDKVAALLALMKEAQTPTEHPQFDWSKSEQ is encoded by the coding sequence ATGCACCCCCGAAACCGGCCTTTCTGGCTCTTGCTGCCCCTTTTGCTTACTGCCCTCGCCACCGTGACTGTAGCCCAGCAGTCGCGGCCCAATATCATCTATATTATGGCTGATGATCTGGGATATGGAGATTTGGGCTGTTACGGACAACAAAAAGTAAAAACGCCTAACCTCGACCGCATGGCCCGGCAGGGCATCCGCTTTACCCGGTTTTACGCGGGTAGCACCGTGTGCGCGCCCTCACGTTGTGCGCTCATGACGGGTAAGCACATGGGGCACGCCTACGTGCGGGGCAACGGGGAAATTCCTTTACGCGACACCGATACTACGTTGGCGCAACGGTTGCAGGCCAACGGCTATAAAACCGGTATGTTTGGTAAATGGGGCCTTGGCCTGAACAATAATTCCGGCGCACCGCAGCGCAAAGGTTGGGACGAGTTTACGGGCTACCTGCATCACCGGCACGCGCATAACTACCATACCGATTCGCTTTGGCAGGTGCGAAATGGACAACTGTCGGTGTTACGGCTTTCGCCAACCCAGTACACGCACGACGTGATTATGGACCGTGCCTTCGAATTTTTGCAGAATCGGCAGGCCGACAAACAACCGTTTTTTCTGTACCTGCCTATTACACTCGTGCACGCCGAAATGGCAACGACCGATGAGGACGCTCGCCCGATTCTGACCGCTGACGGCCGAAGCCCGTTTCCCGAAACGCCGTTTGTGAAACGCCCCGGCACCTCGTATTCGAGCCAGCAAAACCCCAAAGCAACGTTTGCGGCCATGCTGAGTCGGCTGGATAAGGATGTGGGTAAGCTTCTGGAACTGCTCAAACAGTACGGTATGGACAAGAACACCTACGTGTTTTTTACGTCGGACAACGGTCCGCATCGGGAGGGTGGGGCTAACCCGGAGTTTTTCGACAGCAACGGCCCGCTGCGCGGTATCAAGCGCGATTTATACGAGGGTGGTATTCGGGTACCTATGATTGCCTTGGGAGGGCGCGTCAGGCCGGGCAAGGTGAGCAATGCCGTTTGGGCCAATTGGGACATCAGCCCGACGATTTGCGCCTTAACCCGAACCGCCCCACCCCGTAATATTGATGGGTTGGACATGAGTCGGGTACTGATGAGTTCGGCGCCGGCCCCGGCCAACCGATCGTTGTTCTGGCAGTTCGATGAGGGCGAGTTGCGGCAGGCGTTGTTGCAGGATAACTGGAAACTGGTGCGGCTGAAGAAAAAGGGGGAACCTGAGCGGCTCGAACTCTACGACCTGGGGCAGGACGAAGGCGAAACCACCAATCTGGCGGCCAGTAAACCCGATAAAGTGGCCGCCCTGCTGGCCCTGATGAAAGAGGCACAAACGCCCACGGAGCATCCGCAATTTGACTGGAGCAAGAGTGAGCAATAA
- a CDS encoding ankyrin repeat domain-containing protein, giving the protein MAFYSDHPEDLLFDAARRGDTAYLRQLIDNQVDINIQNGKGFTPLIVAAYDGQQEATQLLLDAGADPNIQDASGNTALMGISFKGHPEIADLLIQHGADLDLQNGNGGTALMFATMFGRNNMVKCLLDAGADTSLRDARGLSARDIAIQQGNEEALQWL; this is encoded by the coding sequence ATGGCGTTTTACTCCGACCATCCCGAAGATTTACTCTTCGATGCCGCCCGCCGGGGCGATACAGCCTACCTCCGACAACTGATCGACAATCAAGTTGATATAAACATCCAGAACGGCAAGGGCTTTACCCCCCTGATTGTAGCCGCCTACGACGGCCAGCAGGAAGCTACCCAGCTCCTGCTCGATGCCGGCGCCGACCCTAATATTCAGGATGCAAGCGGCAACACGGCCCTTATGGGTATTTCGTTTAAAGGGCACCCCGAAATTGCCGACCTTCTTATTCAACACGGTGCCGACCTCGATCTGCAAAACGGCAACGGAGGCACAGCGCTGATGTTTGCCACTATGTTTGGGCGTAACAATATGGTGAAATGCCTGCTCGATGCCGGAGCCGACACCAGCCTGCGCGACGCGCGGGGGCTTTCGGCCCGCGATATAGCCATTCAGCAAGGTAACGAAGAAGCCCTTCAGTGGCTGTAA
- a CDS encoding TlpA disulfide reductase family protein yields the protein MKKLATMALLLLPSMLWAQGGAYTIKGKLGNSSATKAFLRYRAGAAIKMDTALIQQGAFEFKGSVENPMQASLAVEKQGRVNPASVMGVYLEPGTITVISPDSMQNAVVAGTPLNVDNNKLRMALKPASQKMELFMKEYQSASAEQRKSKEFNESSEKRYEAIQAEQKQVWADFIKNNPNSLISLDALQNYGGYAPEYTTVKPVFDGLSDAVKNSKGGKEYADMLVKLKATSIGEMAMDFTQADTSGRAVSLRDFRGKYVLVDFWASWCGPCRMENPNVVKNYNDFKDRNFTVLGVSLDRPNAKDAWMKAIYKDNLTWTHVSDLKFWENEVAKMYGVRAIPQNFLIGPDGKILAKNIRGEDLGKKLAELIPQK from the coding sequence ATGAAAAAGCTGGCTACCATGGCCTTGCTGCTCCTTCCCTCGATGCTCTGGGCACAGGGAGGAGCGTACACCATCAAAGGTAAACTGGGCAATTCATCGGCAACCAAAGCCTTTTTGCGGTATCGGGCCGGGGCGGCCATCAAAATGGACACGGCGCTTATTCAGCAGGGCGCGTTTGAGTTTAAAGGGTCTGTAGAGAACCCCATGCAGGCTTCGCTTGCCGTTGAGAAACAGGGCCGGGTGAACCCTGCATCGGTGATGGGCGTGTATCTGGAGCCCGGCACTATCACGGTAATTAGCCCCGACTCCATGCAGAATGCCGTAGTGGCCGGCACACCCCTCAACGTGGATAACAACAAGCTACGGATGGCGCTCAAACCGGCTTCGCAAAAAATGGAGCTGTTCATGAAAGAGTACCAGTCAGCGTCGGCAGAGCAACGTAAGTCGAAGGAGTTCAACGAGTCGTCGGAGAAGCGGTACGAGGCTATTCAGGCCGAGCAAAAGCAGGTTTGGGCCGATTTTATCAAGAATAACCCCAACAGCCTCATCAGTCTGGATGCGTTGCAGAACTACGGCGGCTATGCACCCGAATACACGACCGTGAAGCCCGTGTTTGATGGGTTGTCGGATGCGGTGAAAAACAGCAAAGGTGGTAAAGAGTATGCCGATATGCTGGTGAAGCTGAAGGCAACGTCGATCGGCGAAATGGCGATGGACTTCACGCAGGCCGATACGTCGGGCCGGGCCGTGTCGCTCCGCGATTTCCGGGGTAAATATGTGCTTGTTGACTTCTGGGCGAGCTGGTGCGGCCCCTGCCGGATGGAAAACCCCAACGTGGTGAAGAATTACAATGACTTCAAAGACCGGAACTTTACGGTGCTTGGGGTTTCGCTCGACCGGCCCAACGCCAAAGACGCCTGGATGAAGGCCATCTACAAAGATAACCTCACCTGGACGCACGTATCGGATCTGAAATTCTGGGAAAACGAGGTGGCTAAAATGTACGGCGTTCGGGCTATTCCGCAGAACTTCCTGATTGGCCCCGATGGTAAGATTCTGGCCAAGAATATCCGGGGCGAAGACCTCGGCAAGAAATTGGCCGAACTGATTCCGCAGAAGTAG